Proteins encoded by one window of Micromonospora coxensis:
- a CDS encoding lanthionine synthetase C family protein: MELAAAGLRPWQRAHYWLTAATSGPVTVGADSHPFHGAPALAHVLACANTYQPGSYARALDHLDTAIAADTGHRVAAAHARIDAGELPALAEFDAIRGLTGIGAYLLRRPAGGEELRAVLEYLVRLTCPLHRDGEVLPGWWTSSGPNGRADDRFPGGHGNTGMAHGIAGPLALLALAALQGIVVQGQLTAIATVCSWLDQWRSNTDAGPVWPYWVTRPQLRAGRRSTPSVQRPSWCYGTAGLARAQQLAALAIGDPARRVAAGDALARALIDPRQLDATTDPSLCHGYAGLAHIAHRVAVDAPAGTAARLDARIPHLLSLIDPAAVGPRRTATALIGAAPGPGLLEGAAGVALAALTCSTVSTPGSSWDSCLLTVRPAHPLT, from the coding sequence GTGGAGCTGGCAGCGGCGGGGCTAAGGCCGTGGCAACGCGCCCATTACTGGCTCACCGCCGCTACCAGCGGCCCGGTAACGGTGGGCGCCGACAGCCACCCCTTCCACGGCGCACCCGCGCTGGCGCACGTCCTGGCCTGCGCCAACACCTACCAGCCCGGCTCGTACGCCCGGGCACTGGACCACCTCGACACGGCGATCGCCGCCGACACCGGGCACCGCGTGGCCGCCGCGCATGCCCGCATCGACGCCGGCGAGCTACCGGCCCTTGCTGAGTTCGACGCGATCCGAGGGCTCACCGGCATCGGGGCGTACCTGCTGCGCCGACCGGCCGGCGGCGAGGAGCTTCGCGCCGTACTCGAGTATCTGGTCCGTCTGACCTGTCCCCTGCACCGCGACGGCGAGGTGCTGCCCGGCTGGTGGACCAGCAGCGGCCCCAACGGGCGCGCCGACGACCGGTTCCCCGGCGGGCACGGCAACACCGGGATGGCGCACGGCATCGCCGGGCCCCTGGCGCTTCTGGCACTCGCCGCCCTGCAGGGCATCGTCGTCCAGGGTCAGCTCACGGCGATCGCGACCGTCTGTTCGTGGCTCGACCAATGGCGCAGCAACACCGACGCCGGCCCGGTCTGGCCGTACTGGGTCACCCGGCCTCAGCTGCGCGCCGGCCGCAGGTCGACGCCGAGCGTCCAGCGGCCGTCGTGGTGCTACGGCACCGCCGGCCTGGCACGCGCGCAGCAGCTCGCCGCCCTCGCGATCGGTGACCCGGCCCGTCGCGTGGCGGCCGGAGATGCGCTCGCCCGTGCCCTGATCGACCCGCGCCAGCTCGACGCGACCACGGACCCTTCCCTGTGCCACGGGTATGCCGGCCTCGCTCACATCGCCCACCGCGTCGCTGTTGACGCTCCTGCCGGAACTGCCGCCCGGCTCGACGCCCGCATCCCCCACCTGCTCAGCCTGATCGACCCAGCGGCTGTCGGCCCTCGGCGTACGGCTACTGCCCTGATCGGCGCCGCGCCAGGCCCTGGGCTGCTCGAAGGCGCCGCTGGCGTGGCCCTGGCCGCGCTGACCTGCAGCACCGTTTCGACACCGGGCAGCTCATGGGATTCCTGCCTGCTCACCGTCCGACCTGCCCACCCACTGACGTAA